TGTCCTCTCGGTCTATCTCTTCTTGCAGGATGGTCTCTCGAACTGGTCCGATCCGCTGGTTATTCCCTATCGCTCGTGGTCGTACTTCTATCCGACCGGCTGGCTGGCCTCCGGGTTTGCCCACGCCAGTCCGGGCCACATCATCGGGAACCTCACCAGCGCCATCGTTCTCGCATCCATCGCCGAGTACGCGTGGGGGCATTTCCCGGCCGACCGTGGCTCCCAGTCGTTCGCCTCCTGGCGGACGAATCCGTGGATCCGGGCGTTTGCCGTCTTCCCGGCGGTCGTCCTGCTGGTCGGCCTCGCCACGAGCCTGTTCGCGCTCGGCCCTGTCATCGGCTTTTCGGGCGTCGTCTTCGCCTTTGCTGGCTTTGCGATCGTTCACTACCCGATCGTGACGATCGTCGGGATCCTGGTCTCGCGAGTCGTCGCCACAGTCCTTCAGGGGTTGCTCGATCCGATCACCGTGGCGGCAACCTCCGCAAGTGCACCGTCCGCACCGTCGTGGGCCTCCATTGCGATCCAGGGCCACGCGCTTGGATTCCTGCTCGGGATCGTCCTCGGCCTGTTCGTCCTCTCCCGCCGAGATCGACGCCCGAACGCGGCCCGCCTGCTCGGGGCGACGCTGATCTTCGGCGTCGTACAGGGGCTACATCTGGTCTACTGGTTCCGCGGCGGCGGCGAGTACGTGCTCTTTCGGGGGCCTGGCGTCACGCTCGTCGTCATACTCGCTCTCTTCGTCACGCTCGCAGTGACGGCCTCCGAGCGGCGTTTTGTCCGCTCGACGACCCGCCGCGGTGTCGCCCTCACGCTCGTGATCCTCGCGGTCGCCGCGCTCGCCGGACCAGCAATTATCCCCAACCTCGCCGTCGTCGAGCACGCCGACCTGGGCGAGGACGCGGTGACTGTGGAGGACTACCAGATCACCTACGACGAGGAGGTCCGCAACGAGATGGTCTACGTCGGCGAGGTCGAACTGTTTGGGGAGAGTACGGCTGTGAACACCAGCGGTGTGATCGTCACCAGCGAAGACCGCGAGATCTGGATGACTCATACCTCGAAGCAGGGACTCGAGTTCAGGGGATCGACCGAGGTCAAAGTTGGCGGACCGGGCTGGAGCGAGACGGTTCCCGTCGAACGAACTGGCTGGACACCGACCGGCAACGAGAGCGTCTATCAGGTGTCGGTCGGCGAGGACGAGCGATCGGTGTTCGCCTCGGAGGAAAAGCGTGCATCCCCCCGGATCGACGGCCGGAGCGTCTCGGTCGTCCCCGAGGATGGCGAGTTCGTCCTCGCAGTCGCCGAAGGTGGTGACGAGCTCGATCGCACCCAGCTACCGGCCGAAAACGAGACAGTAGCTGCTGGGGGAGTGACCTTCGAGCGCGACCAGTCCGGAGACCGCACCGCCATCGTCGCCGAGCGTGGCGAGACGAGCATCGAGGTCGCCCGCGCCGAACGACGTGGCTTCTAGTCCCACTCGATTCGGAACACTTCCGCGTCGACGACGTGTCGGTTCTCCCGATGAAATTCGAACTGTCGGTCGAGATCGAGTTCGGCGCGGAACGCTCGTGTCACCTCGCCGCCGTTGTCGGCCGCAAAGGCCTCGACGAACTCCTGACTGTCGGCGTTGTGAATCGAGTACGAGACCGCGGCCACCTCGCTCGCGGTCCGGAGAAATGCCCGATCGGCGTGTTCGTTACCGTCCTGTGCCCCGAAGGGCGGGTTCATCAGTACGACGGTATCCTCAATACGGAGCGGGGCACGCGTCGCGTCGGCGTGCACCCAGCCGATATCAGTTCTCGTCCCGACACGACGTTCGTTCTGTCGGGCCGTAGCCAGCGCCCCCCGGTCGATGTCGACGCCGATCGCTCGCTTCGGACCGCGAAGCGCCGCGCCGAGTACGAGCATGCCTGTTCCCGTCCCCAGGTCCAGTATCGTGCGCCCGTCGATATCCCCCTGTAGATCCGCGACGTGAACCAGATGGGCCGCCAGATCCGGCGGCGTCCGGTACTGTTCTAACTCCACGGATGGATCGTCGAAACCGCCGACAACGCCGAGCTGCTGGGCGAGTCGTCGTTTCGTGCTCATCGAGTCTCTCCCCCGGGAGCGGTCAGTACGATCACTGTCGGCCGACACCATCGATCGGCGATCTGGGGTCCCGAGGACGGCTGATTCATACTACCATGGGATACACAGTAAGAATACAAAAGCGTGATGGATGCTTGAAGGTAATAACTCGGTCGGATAGCGTCAGGCTGCCCGATCTATCGACCGAAACGACCGCGGAAAATAGTTAAGTCGGTTCCTTCCATCGGTACCAGTATGGACTGTCCACGCTGCTCTGCGACGCTGAAAACGTATACGCTGGAGGGACATCAGGCGGAGGTCTGCGAGTCGTGTGGCTACGCCGGGGTCGCGGTCGAGCACGGGAGCGAGCCCGAGGAGTTCGAGTCCTGGCAGGATGCACTGGCGCGATTCCGTGACGGGTAGCGACGTTCAGGTCCGGATCTCGAAGCGCGCCCCTGTCTCGCTTTCCTGTGCGTCGTGCACTGATACCTCCCAGCCGTGGGCGTCCGCCAGCGTCTCGACGATGTAGAGGCCAAACCCCGTGCCGTCCTCCGCTGTAGTGTATCCTTGCCCGAAGACGGCGTCTTTCTTCGCATCGGGGATCCCGGGGCCGTTGTCCTCGACGTAGAACCCCTCCTCGTCGGAGCCGACGATCACCCGGAGCTTGTTCGGGGACTGAGCTTCCGAAGCAGCGCTCGTCGAGCCATGCTCGATCGCGTTCCGGAACAGGTTCTCTAACAGCTCCAGTAGCCGATCCCGGTCGGCATGGAGCTGGTCCGCACCCGAGGAGCGGGTGGTCGTCCAGGATTGTTGTTCCCGGACGGTCAGCGATGCACCGTCGGTCTCGACGTGTTGCCACGCCTCGCGGGCGAGTTCGGGGAGCGATAGCAGCTCGGTCTCGCTGACGACCTGCCCGTTTTTGGCGAGCGTCAGCAGCTCTTCGATCAACGACTCCATCCGATCCAGCGCCCAGTCGATCTCCTCGACGACCTCCTCGTCCGTCTCCAGCAGGCCGAGATACCCCTGGGCGACCGACAGCGGGTTCCGGAGGTCGTGACTGACGATCTGGGCGAACTCCTCTAGGTGCTCGTTTTGCAGGGCGAGTGCCTGCTCGCGTTCCGCCCGATCCAGCGCGACCTTGAGATTTGCCGCGAGGACGTCCGCAAGCTCGACAGTGAATTCGTCAATCGGCTCGTCGGCGACGAGTCCGAGGACGCCGTGATCGCCGAGCGGGAGCGCCACGGCGTCGATCTCGGACGCTGACAGTGGGTGGTCAGGTCGCCAACGCCGCCCATCCGTGTCGAGCAGCATCGCCCGGCTATCCTCGTAGCTGGTCTCGAACAGCGACAGATAGCTGTCGTCGAGAGCGACCGACGTCTCGCTGGCAACTGGTGTGAGCCCATCGTGATCGGCCAACAGCACCTGCACCGGCGGCAGATCCGGCACGCCATCGGAGATGTCGACTGCGATCGCACAGATATCGTCGCTCGTCCGCGCCGCGACGAGCTCGCGACTCGCGGCGTGCAGGGCGTTCATCTTTGCCTCTCGCCGTTTTTGCTCGGTAACGTCACGGGCACTGCCGACGATACCGACGATCTCCCCATCCTCGTACCGCGGCGCTTTCGTCGTCGACACCCAGCGTGGTTCGCCGTCGTCGACGTATTGCTCGATATCGTTCACGATCGGCTCGCCGGTCTGCATGATCTCTCGTTCCTCTGCGTGGAGCTCCGGTGCGCTCTCGCCCACCAGTTCGTAATCGGTCAACCCCCGTAGTTGGTCCCGGGGAAGGTCGTACTCCGCCGCAGTCGACCGACTGACGATCTCGTGCTGGTGCTGGTCGTTTTTGACGTACAGCTGATGCGGGTAGTTCTCAAGCAGCGCATCGAGTACCGCCGCTTTCGACGGCGTCGATCTCCCGACGTTTGCAGCACGTTCGAGTCGTCCGACCATCGCGTCCGGGAACGCGCCGTCGCCAGTCTCCGGAACACTGATGACGTCGCTCGCACCCATCGACTTCGCGTCGACGACGAACGTCTCGTCGAAGCCGATCACGAACGCGACGATCGGCACGTCGAACTGGGAAAGCGCCAGTTCGAGCATCGCCCTGCCATCCGTCGTCTCGCTTTCGGCCACCACGACGCAGTCCGGGTCCTGATCGGCGGTCCGGTCCGGCTCGAGCCCGCTGATGACGCTCGTCCTGATTGGTCGGTCGGCGTCGTCCAGCGCCGCCCGTAGCTGTCCGAGTTCGTCTGCTGGATCGACGAGCAGTAGCTCCAGCGGAGGCCCAGGCATTGTATTCGTGTTAAAACACGTTGTACGGACCCCTACAAAAACCTTCCCGCAGTCGCTATCGGCACGTCGTCGAAAAAATATCGCGGGGTAGCGTTACTCGTCTGCGGTCGCGGCTTCTTCTTCCTCGGCTGCGGGCGCTTCCTCGTCCGAGCGGGCGGCAACGAGGCCACCGCGTGCAACGCTGTACAGCGGCTCGTTGGCGTGACTGACACCGCTGATCGAGAACGGGATGTTCGCGTCCTGCAGGTGGTCGCGGAACAGATCTTCGAACCCATCGGGGCTGGATGTGCCGCCGGTGACGACGACCGGGACGTCCAGACCTTCCTCGACGTCTTCCTCGTCGACCTCCTTGACGATCAGGTCGATGACGTAATCGAGCAGGTTCTCGTAATAGATGCTGAGTGCGCCCTCGACGCCACCGACATCGGTCGTGAAGTCCAGCTCGAAGTCGTCTTCCTTGATCGAGGTGACCTTGTCGACCGGCGTCCCCGTCGCCTGTGCGGCCTGTTCGTCGACCCAGTCGCCACCGCGGGCGACCGAGAACTTCATGACCGGCACCGCGTAGTAGGCCAGACAGACGTTGGTCATCCCGGCACCGAAGCTGATACCGAGCCCGGTGAAGTCGTTGTCAGCGAGCTCGCTGTAGATGACCGCCATCCCCTCGTTGATGGGCTCGGCGTCGTAGCCCATGTCGTTGATGAAGGATTCGAGGGTCTTCTGGTGATACAGCGTCGACAGATCCGAGTCGATCGGATCCGCGGGCGAGGAGAAATACAGCTTCTCGCCCGGATGATTCGGCTCGCCGACGACCTGCTCGATGATGAGCTTCATCATCGGGATTGCCGATTTCTCGTCGGAAGAGAGGATGCCGTGTTGCATCGGACGGCGCGTCTCACGGTTGAAGATATTCGCGAAATTGAGCGCGTCGTCACCGACGACGTAGACCTTGTCGTCCTTGCGGATGTGGAGGACTTCGCTTCGCGAGAGCATCTGCTCGGCCATATCCGAGTAGTCGATCTCGACGAAGGAGTTGCGCTGTTGCACGAAGACGGTGTCGTTACCATCCTGCTGTGCCGACAGGATGTTCATTGTGCCGACGTCTAGGCCTTTCGCCATATACGATACAACTTTGCCCCCATACAATAAAACTATGTGAAATATTTACAGAACTTCCGGGCAAGTAAATATAACAGAAGCGATGGAATGTCGATCAGTTCCGACCGACGAGTGCCCGAAGCCGATCGAGCAGCCCCAGCTCCGCGAGGACGCCCTCGTTGCTCTCCGCTGCCTGCTCTTCTTTCCGTTGCTGACGCAACTCGTTGAGCTTCGTGGTCTGGTCGTCGACCGTCGACGAGGAGGTCGCAGTCTTCGTATCACCCCCCTTGAGCGCCTTCAGACCGCTGACCTGTGCGTCGACACCACCGCTCTCTCGGG
This genomic window from Natranaeroarchaeum aerophilus contains:
- a CDS encoding ATP-binding protein, which gives rise to MPGPPLELLLVDPADELGQLRAALDDADRPIRTSVISGLEPDRTADQDPDCVVVAESETTDGRAMLELALSQFDVPIVAFVIGFDETFVVDAKSMGASDVISVPETGDGAFPDAMVGRLERAANVGRSTPSKAAVLDALLENYPHQLYVKNDQHQHEIVSRSTAAEYDLPRDQLRGLTDYELVGESAPELHAEEREIMQTGEPIVNDIEQYVDDGEPRWVSTTKAPRYEDGEIVGIVGSARDVTEQKRREAKMNALHAASRELVAARTSDDICAIAVDISDGVPDLPPVQVLLADHDGLTPVASETSVALDDSYLSLFETSYEDSRAMLLDTDGRRWRPDHPLSASEIDAVALPLGDHGVLGLVADEPIDEFTVELADVLAANLKVALDRAEREQALALQNEHLEEFAQIVSHDLRNPLSVAQGYLGLLETDEEVVEEIDWALDRMESLIEELLTLAKNGQVVSETELLSLPELAREAWQHVETDGASLTVREQQSWTTTRSSGADQLHADRDRLLELLENLFRNAIEHGSTSAASEAQSPNKLRVIVGSDEEGFYVEDNGPGIPDAKKDAVFGQGYTTAEDGTGFGLYIVETLADAHGWEVSVHDAQESETGARFEIRT
- a CDS encoding rhomboid family intramembrane serine protease — encoded protein: MALRSWALGGSLVLAFVLAFAAVVYLDRPNGRWGRQARSRLLLGIPWGTLVSVLFVLSVYLFLQDGLSNWSDPLVIPYRSWSYFYPTGWLASGFAHASPGHIIGNLTSAIVLASIAEYAWGHFPADRGSQSFASWRTNPWIRAFAVFPAVVLLVGLATSLFALGPVIGFSGVVFAFAGFAIVHYPIVTIVGILVSRVVATVLQGLLDPITVAATSASAPSAPSWASIAIQGHALGFLLGIVLGLFVLSRRDRRPNAARLLGATLIFGVVQGLHLVYWFRGGGEYVLFRGPGVTLVVILALFVTLAVTASERRFVRSTTRRGVALTLVILAVAALAGPAIIPNLAVVEHADLGEDAVTVEDYQITYDEEVRNEMVYVGEVELFGESTAVNTSGVIVTSEDREIWMTHTSKQGLEFRGSTEVKVGGPGWSETVPVERTGWTPTGNESVYQVSVGEDERSVFASEEKRASPRIDGRSVSVVPEDGEFVLAVAEGGDELDRTQLPAENETVAAGGVTFERDQSGDRTAIVAERGETSIEVARAERRGF
- a CDS encoding METTL5 family protein; amino-acid sequence: MSTKRRLAQQLGVVGGFDDPSVELEQYRTPPDLAAHLVHVADLQGDIDGRTILDLGTGTGMLVLGAALRGPKRAIGVDIDRGALATARQNERRVGTRTDIGWVHADATRAPLRIEDTVVLMNPPFGAQDGNEHADRAFLRTASEVAAVSYSIHNADSQEFVEAFAADNGGEVTRAFRAELDLDRQFEFHRENRHVVDAEVFRIEWD
- a CDS encoding zf-TFIIB domain-containing protein, translating into MDCPRCSATLKTYTLEGHQAEVCESCGYAGVAVEHGSEPEEFESWQDALARFRDG